The Camelus bactrianus isolate YW-2024 breed Bactrian camel chromosome 11, ASM4877302v1, whole genome shotgun sequence genomic interval TTGTCTATGGCATACCCAAACAAGCATCTGTATTATAACTAAATAGTTAGGTCAGTTTTCTAGCTGGTTGTTGaggcctaatttttttttctttgtcatcttATTGGGATGAGAACAAGGGAAGTAGTGGTTACTCTTGGACCCTACATTCAGCAATTTGTCACATTTCTTTCCCTACATGGTCTCATTGGTTAATAGCACCCCAGAGACAGGCAACCTGGATACAAATTCTGGGTAAATGAACTGAAGTCATTTTATCTCTCTGTGTCACCAATTCCttgtaattatataattatgtCTCCTATCTCATAATGTTGTCATGAGGAATAGGTGAATTGATATACGTGATGCACTTAGTACAGCCCTTAGCCTACAGTTGGCATGGTTTCGTGTGTTAGCTGTTATTATAATATTGAGCAGAAATTTTAGTCTTTAATGAAAATCCATCCTATTTGAGAGATAAGAGTCTGTGTACTTAGGTAGGTGGCAAGGTGTAAATTTGTGAGAATGAGCTCACGAAAATTTAACATGGCAGCATTCTGTGAAAGGGATTGGTACAGAGACACCGGAGTCTCAGGGACCACTTAGGATGCTCTATTCCAATGTCCTGGACTACTGtgttagtccattcaggctgctgtagCAAAAATACCAAAGACTGGGTGATtcataaacaacagaaacttactctCAGGACTCTGGAGGCCTGGAAGTCTGAGAGCAAGATGCCAGAAGGTCCTGTCTAGGGAGGGCCCACTTCCCAGTTTTTATATGGCCGTCTTCTTGCTCTGTCCTCACATGATGGAAAGgctgagagagctctctgggggcAGCTTTTAGAAGGGTgccaatcccattcatgaggactctGCCCTCATAACCTAATCACCCTTCAAAGGCTCCATCTTCTAATACACATTTGAGGATTAGAATTTCAACatttgaattttggggggacacgaACATTTGATTTATTGCAACCACTCTTGTAGTGTTagagtagaaaaaggaaaaggatgtgTGAAAGATTACAGGCTTATGtccaggggaagaggaagaagacacTAACCTTAGACTTTCAAACTGGTTAACTAGCATTATGGATATAATAAGCCCAGGATTGGTCTTTGGTTTCCAGACAGTTTCTATATATTGAGAAATAAGGAACGcaaaaattttaagattaataAGGGTTAAATATGATCatatattatactatattatttatataataattaaatagCTATTAGTCTTCATAAGTAAGCACATAGATAAGAATTAGATCTTTTAAAGaattttcctcctttaaaaaaaattacatcctaGTTTTTCAATTCTTTCATTCAGGTTCCTACATTATATTGTATCCAGCCTAGAGAGTTGTATTATTTGGTTCTTGTATCCCAAAACTGTTGATGTAGTGATGTGAGGAGCTCAGGCATAAAACCTGTTGAGAATTAAACCATTGCCTTCTGTATTTAATCcaacacatgtatacatatatacacacacacacacatatatatatataaaatatacacacacacacattactcagAGTTGCAAATAATTTTAGTCTATTATTtcataagtattttttttatttccaggtTCGATGGATGATGTACTGGATTGTTTTTGCTCTCTATACAGTGATTGAAACAGTAGCAGATCAAACAGTTGCTTGGTAAGTTCTAACGTTGAGAAATGGCCAGACTATGGACTCTTATCAGGTGTCCTGAGTCCTTATCCTGCTGTTGCTATTAACTAAGTGAATTTGATCAAGTTACATAAGTATCCCATGTCTCATTTTCTCCTGGTATCCCCACAAGAATATTATTTTCCTTATAGTCGCCCTTAAGTAAAGGCAGCTCATCCTTCTCTGCGTgtgcccctccctgcccatcTCCCACACACCTCTTCGGTATCTTGGAATAGAGAAACTTGGTTGTCATTATCCTTTTTCCACACTGATGACTTCagactatttttctttattacttcctAAATGACTCCTCTTTTAAGTCCCACAGCATCTGGTTTTAGCCATCCTTAAAATGTTTatccacaaacattcagactgGATGACGTCAACATCCACATGGACACCCCCTCAATACCAGTTCCTTGACTGCTCTGTTACAAACAGTATGAGGCACAATTAAAGCATGCTTATGTCCTCAAGGATTTAACGTTTTACTTAGGAGCAATACTTAATGCAACAACTTGAATCTCCTTGTGCTGTATTTCAGTAGTGCATTTCCATCTAAACCTTGCCATCACTTGGAGAAATGCTCCTTTCAAACTTTGAACTTTTACTACCTTGCCACGATCTTCAGCTGCCCTTGCTGCACAAACCTTCAGCCTAAATTAGCCCCAAAATTGCTCTTCTTTACTTCTTTACCCACACTACCAACTGAGCTGCAAAAAAATCAATCAGTTGCTCATATAGGTATCAATCTGACAGTCACCATTCCTTTTGCTTCCTTTTGGTCAGCGGCTACTTCCATTCCCTCCTGTATCAGTTTCAAACATTTACTGTTCTCCCCTTAAACTGTCTTTCTGACTTTGCTATTCTTATATTTTCATAGCACATTAGGTCACATTGGGTTACTAGGAAAAAACAGAAGTCGTCAGACTTAAATGTTCTTAACAACCTATCCTTATTTATCAACTTCTCTTTCCATCTGTCTTTCTGTTCCTCCCTCTGTCTCAtatgtcattcatttattttttatgttttggtGTTTAGGTTTGGGGAGGGTTTTCTGTTTGCTTGTCTTAAGTGGAAGAACACAGATTTTATACCATGCTAGGCTCTTAAGTTTCCATGTTCTCTCtttaaagacttcttttttttctgattgcaaATGTAGCATATATACATTATTAAAAAGTAAACGACATAGAAAAAGCTTACCACAAGCAAATGACAGTCCAGAAACTCCTCTGTAATTGCACTGTGCAGAGATCCTTTGTCGACTACACAATAGTCATTCCTCACTGGCCCCTGCCCATGTGTGTCATCAGAAgagcccagatttttttttagttactgTATATCTTAGTACATCATGGATCACAAGATGCTGGTCCACTCATGATATATTAGTTAACTTTTGCTGTGGTAACAAACAACCCTAAAAGCACAATGAGTTAGCAAAACAAACATTGATTTCTTGCTCAGGGTACCTGAAGGCAAATGGTCAGTTGCAGCATTGCTGAGCTCCACTCAGTTTTAAATGTCTTCTTGTTCCAGGACCAAGGCTGAAGAAGTACCTGCTCTCATGGCAGAAAACAAAAGTTGAAAGCAAGAGGTTGGGGTGTTGGGGTGAGGGCGTCAAAGTGCATTTAAAGCTTCTCCTTGCATGTGATATACGTCACAATCACATTCCGTTGCCTAAAGCAGGCCACATGGCTAAACCCATGGTCATTGCTTGAGGGAGTTTACTTGGCCTTCAGAGAAGGCACTGCAGAATCGTGTGGGTATTTGGCCTAATTCCCAGGCTACAATGGCAATTCCATTCTTGCAGCAAAGTGCTGCAATTCTGACCAAATTAAATTAGAGGGGAAGTTTTCTGGAGTTAAGAGTCAGAGGATGTGTGTATGGGGTAACATTGTACAGTTGGAGCTTATAAAGTTGGCTCTTGATGCTGGGAGGTGTGTCCAGGTACTGCCATGGCAGCTGGGCTCTGCAGACAGGGTGGGTGTACCTTACTGTCCTGGTTATGTGCTATTAATGTCCTCTCTGAACTGCTACAGTCAGGTTGGCAGCCTGCCTAAGCGGAGAAATCTTGTATTAGGAGGTGTGAATCTTGGCGGGGGTCAGGCTCTGATTTACctaattaatgaaattaatttgTCAGTTCAAACATAGTTGTTTCTCTGATCACAGCTTTTTATATGTAAAAACTTAACACAGTGactaaactttttaaaaggtttttttgtgATTTCCTCATTGTTTGTGGTTTATTTTCActggtgtttttttccttttttttcgtTAGGTTCCCCCTATACTATGAGCTTAAGATTGCTTTTGTCATATGGCTGCTCTCTCCCTATACCAAAGGAGCAAGTTTAATATATAGGAAATTCCTTCATCCACTTCTTTCATCAAAGGAAAGGGTAAGATATATAAACTATTTCCACAAATCGTTTGTTAGAAATGTACATCATCACATGCTATGTGTTATGAAATGAGTTTCTATTATAATAGAGAGAAGTCCTAATTTTTCAGCTTCTTAACAAACaatcttttttaataaaattaatatctatgggtttgttttttcccccaggagATTGATGATTATATTATACAAGCAAAGGAACGAGGCTATGAGACTATGGTAAACTTTGGGCGGCAAGGTTTAAATTTAGCAGCTACTGCTGCTGTCACTGCAGCAGTGAAGGTAattttttacttacatttttcaaTCCAATGTCACTTTGAGTCAATGGATAAAGTGAGGTAGCTTTCTATTTCAGATGATTATAAAATTCTGGCATAATTTtaccttctgtttatttttgtaatactagaaaaaaaagtagataatttTATAGGCATTTTAACATGTTTCCTATAGCTGTTCAATATTTATGAAACTCTTAATTGATGACAAAATGAGAGTtagttaataaataaaacataccaaAAATGTCATTTTGTCATAATTTTCCTACTGTGTAACCTTAAGTACTTTCAAGTAAATCTCCTTTAGTAAAGATgaccattctttctttctctgtctggtgtTCTCTCACTTTCTCCCCATGGCAATATCTTGCTAggatttctggcttacttctgcACCCATACTTCAACCAATTTGAGGTAACTGACTATTCAAAATAAGGCAtgaaaaatttctgttcttaaaacttaaaattttacttagcGATTACTAATGTCATGTGTTGTGTTTTGCAAGCCAAATTATCAAAGGAATGCCTTCTGTGAAAATTTGCTTTATGCCTTTGGATTTCTTTGCATGTAGTAATTAttgtggtttattttaaatattatagcaTAATTGGTTTTGGTGTGTAGTATATGGAAAGAAAATGGGCTTCTGATCCAGAAAGTGCTGAATGTGACTTTCTAAGTAACCACTGGCGATTTCCTTAACTTCTCAATTAGGAGGATGTGGGAGAGGAGAAACTTAAGTGGAAGAGAACTAACGTCCTCAGTTGGTGTATATGAAAGTAGAGGGTTTGATGTGGTTGCCTGCAGGGGGATGGAAAGAAGGGGACCAAAGccatcttgcttttcttttgttacaAAATTTGGCGTTATTTAACTTTACAAACGAAGTACATGTATTCATTTACAGCTCAAAGAAGATGCTTTCTGACTTTTCCACATTTAAAAGCATTATTCAAATGATTCTACAGCAAAAAAcgaaaaattaaatttcaacgtcaaaaattatttagaaaatacaaacattttaGAACATTGTTTTAGGAAACACAGAAGTTTACAAATCCCATTTGCCCTCTTTACTTTAACACTTAAATATACTTTATAAACCTACTACTCTGTAAAACACCTCCCTACGTATTATGACTATTTTGTGGGATACTGACTTCATTTTGACTTACGTTTACTACTTCCAAACTCTTACTACTCTAAATCAGAAATCCCCACTGGGTGATCTTATCCTCATTCCCTcctcttttgtttttagttttatacATACTTTCCTGCCATCAGTATTTAACATCCTATATGTTTATTCAGCATCTATGTATTTAATGTGTTTGACATCTATGTATGTAATTCCTCCTCTATGGTAGGTGCTTGGGATGCAGCAATGAGCAAGATAGATACAGTTCCTACCCTCACTACTACTGTCTAGTTGAGTGTCTGTATTCACTGaaaaatttactgaaaattttactgaaactgaaaaatttaccTCATCTTTGGTTGCTTAGAGACTACCACTTGCCCTTCATTATTAATAAGCATTCTCTCACAGAATACTTCTCTGTAGAAAGGCTCTAAAAACAATCTGTCTCtgtatttctctgacttctttgtgattcattgtttgtttttatttatatatttaacagCTTAAAACCACCTCCCCACTTCAAAGGCAGGAAACAGAGAGCATAAGAATCATCTGAGCTACCACTGCAAACCAAACACACATCCTATAATTTGAATTCATTTTGgaactttctctttttgttcGTGTTCTTGTGACCCTTTTGTTATCGAGTTCACTGTATATGAGGTAGCCCTCACCATTCTCATCGTGAGGACAGGAATGTTGGCATCAACCCTCCTagattttattcattagaaataaTCATTAAATAAGCTGAACATGGCATAATGTTAACACTATTTGCCTCAAGTTTTACTGTGCCTATTTAAAGTAGGGGAAATTAGTTTCATCTCTGGAGATGTCAAAGAAAGGCACTGTGATGGAAGAATCACTGAACCAGACACTTCATACTAAAGAGTAAATTGAAACTGAAATGGGAAATAGGTCAAGTTTAAGGAGAAACTGCAAGAAAGCTAACAGTGAGACTTGAGaactatttaaaaaactttttaaaaatatatagtttgttaaaaatatcttttcaggtgaaaaataTTGGACTCTCGGTGTGACCTTTAAAGACAGGCAATACCCCTGACTAAGTTTTCTAGGCTGAATTGCCTGAGCATGTTAAAGATGAACATAGGAATCTAATCAGAACATTTATTACACCGTAAAGCAATTTTCTGAAAATGTTACTCAGCTCTATGACCTCATTACCAGGCATCTGTTCACAAGGTCAGTGTACAAGTTCATTTTCGCTGAGCAAAGCACAAACATATGAAGGAGCTTCAAGGATTCTGTTGAGGGTGTTCAGCATTCCATAGCTTTCACGAGAAATGCAGGTGGCTTTTGTATAGACGAGTAACACGGCTGCCTGATGAAGGACATATGAAGAAAAGTACCGTTAGTCATATTAACCATCTCTTAGGGTTTTCTCTGGCAGCCTTTTCTTGGTGAATTTTTTTAGcagatattatttaaaaagtcaattatCACAGAAATTACAGCCTTACAGTTACAGTTTCTGAAATCTAATTTACTTTAAATGATGATTAGATCAGAAATCCTGACATCTTGCTGTCTGTTTTAATAGCTGCCTGTTTGTGAAAGGATTTGAGGAGATTCATCTGCTTAGtatcatccatttaaaaagtgaGCCCCTGTTCAGACAATGGAGAAGAAAGATCATATTATTTTTCCTGCAATCTAGAGAAGCAGGATGTTATAATGAAAGTTGAATTCTATAGCAGTTGAGTTATCAGCATTTTTTAGCCCTGGTTCTACCACTCATTAGGAGATTTGGGGAAATCTTCTGCACTTATCTAAGTATCCATTTTCTtacttgtaaaatgaaaaaaaccctTATACTCTAAAGCAGTCGTTCTCAACTGGGGGCAGTGTTGCCAtccaagggacatttggcaatatctggagacattttgggaGTATCCAACTGAGGGAAGGGGTACTGCTACTAGCATCTAAGGTGTAGAGACCAAGGATGCTGCTTAATATCCTACAGTGTACAGGACAGCatccccccccacaaaaaatttttCCCAAAACAGCATCAGTGCTGAGATTGAGAAACCCTTCTCTAAAAGTATGATGAATCAGAAAAGGCTAAAAggatacataaatatgtataggtAGTTTGGGGTGGTGGGTtacaaatctttattttcttttttatatttttttctgttacaaacattcttcaataaatatatattgctttAATCTTAAAaccactaaaatattttattcacttaATGCAAATACAGTCAATTCCATTCTAGCTAGGCTTGGTCAGATTAATTCTTGAATGTCCATAGGGAAAAGGCATTGCCCTAAAAACTGGGAACTAACCTGATCTGCAATTATAATGTAGTACGTCAAGATCAACAAGAAATAGAGCTTAATGGCTATTCATTATTGAACAATATCCTAAAAATTATTCTGTAAAGGATTGTTTGTATGCTCGTAAGATTATGTTATTGCTGATTATGTttttgaattcttaattttagAATGCGAAGAGAATAGGTTGAAAGTTTTATACAAAGATGCTGATAAGCACAGTAAATTCCCTTATTTAACACAAAATATAGTAAGTTTAATGTAATATTTAACCAGAAAATGAAGTGTTTAAACAAAGGCAGAATTGTTTGGGTATAAAGAAGTTAGAATTAGCCAGACATGCAAGGTCCCTTTTTATAGATGTCAGCTTGAGGTGGATATTTGAGTAGATGTTCAGATGTCCTTTTGCCCTTGGATAAAAATGAGCTCTGTGTGGGGCCAGCTCGTGGAGCTGCTTCTCAGATGGAGAATCCTTTCCAGAGCTCAAGCTTAATCCTTTCCGTAGCTCAAAGCTAAATGTGTTAGACTTGGACCCAGCCTTCCCACCCAGTCAGCCCTTACAGTGTCCTCAGTTTCTTAAATGGATGTTCTGGGCTCATCTAGATTCAAACCCTGAGAACTCTGAGCTACCCGAAGGCAGGAACACTTCTGCTAATGATATAAAATATTCTACAGAATACTTTTGAAAATTACTTTGactctttctttctcatcataATCCTTCTGTtacttcctctttgatttttagaACCAATTTTAACATACACAATGTACATAAAGTTCTGTAGAGAACAGAATCTAAAATGCTGGGATATAGAATTACCTTGTAAGTGGTAACTCCCTTCCAACTTATTGACTAAGAGTGCTGTTTCCACACATATtttcctcctcttcatttttcttatacTTTTGGCTTAATATTGTATAaaccaaatagaagaaaacaaatgaacaaaaaattattaatttaaagaaaacctCAGTATCTTTTAGCATTGTTATGGACAAGTGACTATAATGCCCTATTTGTGCCCTCGAAATgtagaaaaaatttttcttttaatgatgtGAACAAGGGGTTTAGATACTGGAAAAATGATCAAGAAATGGATCATAGATTTTTATACTGtaacatattaaaatgaaaacttcactATACTGTCTATGACTAATTTTCTAATACTAAAGAAATTTGAGggggggaaaagggggaaaaatcactCATCTAATCTGCCTAAACAttacactgttttcattttttaatattttccctaaTTATAACCATACTGCATATTGTACCCAAACTGTGCATATGATTTAGATTTATGAGGTAGAGGAGAGGTATTGCCACTTAACATTTTATTGCAAACATAACTCCCTTATTGATGGACTTTTTGTTCTGAAGACATAAAAATTGGAGGGAATAGGTTTATAATTACACCTCTCTTTTAAAGTGGTCACAttggatatttatatttttgtttttatataatgtttttgaatttcacaATACTGCAGTAATTCTCTCCCCATATTAATTCTATTCTGGGCCCATAAGAAAATATACAGTAGAAAAAGTGATTTTTCAAAGTGATAATGGCTGTTAAAGTGCTGTGGGTCCTCAAAGATGGTACACAACCCCTTTTTGCTTTTCCTTGTAGTACCTGGCCTTTCTCAGGGATTGATCATCGATAATACTTGGGGCTATAGGGTTGGATACTCAAAGCTACATTAAGATCTAGGCTGTAAATAGATCACCCAGATGCCTCAGGGTTGGTTTTTGCCCACCTTCAGTCTAAACCTGAAGCAAACTCCTGGTGGATGGTGTAATCTACCCATATCAATACCCATAACCATACCTGTAGTTTGGTGCTGAACTTCTGCATATAAACGCCAGAGTTTACATTAAAATATGCTGCTATCTATGGAGAACTCTCTAGCAGTCaagaataacaaaaaagaagaggcATAAAAAGAGTGTTTAGTTTACTTATTAAATACTGAATAGCAATCCCATACCAGGTGCACCAGGAGAACAGAAGCCTAAGATGTGTCTCTCTCTTCTAGTCCCTTAAAATCTTGCTCTGGAGGCAAAATATATACAGCACAGCAACAGAACTAACAATAATGTGTGAGTTCATTTGTGAGAAATGCCCTAAGTA includes:
- the REEP3 gene encoding receptor expression-enhancing protein 3 isoform X2 is translated as MVSWMISRAVVLVFGMLYPAYYSYKAVKTKNVKEYVRWMMYWIVFALYTVIETVADQTVAWFPLYYELKIAFVIWLLSPYTKGASLIYRKFLHPLLSSKEREIDDYIIQAKERGYETMVNFGRQGLNLAATAAVTAAVKDFWLTSAPILQPI